The following are from one region of the Hippocampus zosterae strain Florida chromosome 9, ASM2543408v3, whole genome shotgun sequence genome:
- the LOC127608111 gene encoding transcription factor HES-2-like produces the protein MAPAISLQDAHLTLTHKVRKPLVEKFRRERINSSIEQLKSLLAAEFLRQHNDAKMDKADILEMTVCVLGRLRSVPTVGTRFRQLGSSCEEKSREEDLSPLSSPGRSTVSEEERSTHSALWRPW, from the exons ATGGCACCTGCGATCTCCCTGCAAGACGCTCACCTGACTCTCACACACAAG GTCCGAAAGCCTCTGGTGGAGAAGTTCCGGCGAGAGCGAATCAACAGCAGCATCGAGCAGCTCAAGTCTCTCCTGGCTGCCGAGTTCCTCCGGCAGCACAACGACGCCAAGATGGACAAGGCGGACATTCTGGAGATGACCGTTTGCGTCCTCGGGAGACTCCGGTCCGTCCCCACAGTCGGGACGCGCTTCAGGCAGCTCGGATCTTCCTGCGAGGAGAAGAGCAGAGAAGAGGACTTGTCTCCTCTCAGCTCTCCGGGTCGCAGCACCGTCAGCGAGGAGGAGCGCTCGACCCACAGCGCCCTCTGGAGGCCATGGTAG
- the LOC127608078 gene encoding uncharacterized protein LOC127608078 isoform X2 has translation MSHQDPEVSGRRSKGQNCLLGCCNINLDEPKGYRSQTDDDDYMPDKPMGFLPLHHELDSGLGWTDGSLHQGDLSGLETEEAGLEDCHSHGALGPGGCGAFGPGGGGGSPSSESFISSELSDSGFYSTGEFRHFQRMLEKRMRLYNARLQHQGETCERRERRDSCPMSHRELLEAIPETLTMQPPCQHMQMGMEEAAGSVLDVPNRGLFRVSSVQFHKADRPCLNRHSSSSGALFNPSHGHTVAPRLSGPVLSTCSTPSSHRRPLAPVHPPPHQGSSSLGMLRRSRTLHHRPPQQEYRRRASHPASPSYCAATLHHCGGVPPHGVLQPGLPEESEMGADVMASPLSAQQHPVHIRVPSTHELHYNAGPNAHHDWWQQMSLMPDPLAAERDEQMERQQMEKSLEREAQIQEELEREMQRSRAAREQRHLQGALHPAQPGDVNDTWPKPASRQSQGGGGGARGLYSTLEGHTGATPTTIAPDSKNDRADAQPPTSAPQPKAGATSRVSRNQLLRDRASQLADERSGMSTDEETSADMLLGRYWSRTERREHFLLAREQKQQQARGGGASGLGSGPPRSPVPDARVGGGLMDARCNTVLEMSQRKLSRLRNRKMLDDWTTVEELLTHGTRLDSHDQAMLCASPLLTVTTV, from the exons ATGAGCCACCAG GACCCGGAAGTGAGTGGCCGGCGATCTAAGGGGCAGAACTGCCTGTTGGGATGTTGCAACATCAACCTCGATGAGCCCAAAGGATACCGCAGCCAg ACGGACGATGACGACTACATGCCGGACAAGCCCATGGGCTTCCTCCCCCTCCACCACGAGCTGGATAGCGGCCTCGGCTGGACCGACGGGTCCCTCCACCAAGGTGACCTCTCCGGGCTGGAGACGGAGGAGGCCGGCTTGGAGGATTGCCACTCCCACGGAGCCTTGGGCCCCGGCGGCTGCGGGGCCTTCGgacccggcggcggcggcggctcgccTTCCTCAGAGTCCTTCATCTCGTCGGAACTCAGCGACTCGGGCTTCTACAGCACCGGCGAGTTCCGCCACTTCCAAAGGATGCTGGAAAAGCGCATGCGGCTGTACAACGCCAGGCTGCAGCACCAGGGAGAGACGTGCGAGAGGCGGGAGCGTCGTGACAGCTGCCCCATGAGCCACCGCGAGCTGCTGGAGGCCATCCCCGAGACGCTCACCATGCAGCCCCCGTGTCAGCACATGCAGATGGGGATGGAGGAGGCCGCCGGGTCCGTCTTGGACGTGCCGAACCGTGGACTTTTCAG GGTGTCATCGGTCCAGTTCCACAAAGCCGACCGGCCCTGCCTGAACCGCCACAGCTCCAGCAGCGGGGCTCTCTTCAACCCCTCCCACGGCCACACGGTCGCGCCGCGACTGAGCGGCCCGGTCCTCTCCACCTGCAGTACGCCCTCCAGCCACCGGAGGCCGCTGGCTCCCGTGCATCCGCCACCTCACCAGGGTTCCAGCTCGCTGGGGATGCTGAGGAGAAGCCGTACCCTGCACCACCGCCCCCCGCAGCAAGAGTACCGGCGTAGGGCCAGCCACCCGGCCTCGCCCTCCTATTGCGCTGCCACCCTGCACCACTGCGGAGGGGTCCCGCCTCATGGCGTCCTGCAGCCGGGCCTGCCGGAGGAAAGCGAGATGGGGGCGGACGTTATGGCTTCCCCTCTCTCTGCGCAGCAGCACCCAG TGCACATCCGGGTGCCCAGCACCCACGAGTTGCATTACAACGCCGGCCCCAACGCCCACCACGACTGGTGGCAGCAAATGAGCTTGATGCCCGACCCGCTGGCGGCGGAGCGAGACGAGCAGATGGAAAGGCAACAAATGGAGAAAAGTCTGGAGAGGGAGGCGCAGATTCAAGAGGAGCTGGAGCGAGAGATGCAAAGGAGCCGAGCGGCCAGGGAGCAGCGGCACCTCCAGGGGGCGCTCCACCCCGCCCAGCCGGGGGACGTCAACGACACGTGGCCCAAGCCGGCGAGTCGCCAGTCCCAGGGTGGCGGCGGAGGAGCCCGAGGCCTTTACAGCACCCTCGAGGGCCACACAGGAGCAACCCCGACGACCATTGCTCCGGATTCAAAGAACGACCGAGCGGACGCTCAGCCGCCGACTTCCGCTCCGCAACCCAAAGCCGGCGCAACCTCCCGGGTGTCCAGGAACCAGCTGTTAAGGGATCGTGCGTCGCAGCTGGCCGACGAGCGCAGCGGGATGAGCACGGACGAAGAGACCAGCGCCGACATGCTGCTGGGTCGCTACTGGAGCCGGACGGAGAGGAGAGAACACTTCCTGCTGGCCCGcgagcagaagcagcagcaggccaggggagggggggcgtccGGCTTGGGGTCCGGGCCGCCCCGCTCCCCCGTGCCCGACGCCCGGGTGGGCGGCGGGCTGATGGACGCGCGCTGCAACACGGTGCTGGAGATGAGCCAGAGGAAGCTGAGTCGTCTGAGGAACCGCAAGATGTTGGACGACTGGACCACGGTGGAGGAGCTGCTGACTCACGGGACCAGACTGGACAGCCACGACCAGGCCATGCTGTGCGCCAGCCCCCTGCTCACCGTCACCACCGTCTAG
- the LOC127608078 gene encoding uncharacterized protein LOC127608078 isoform X1: MGCWLSGPWVGDAAQSSGRSLAHLSQRDALRILSASQLPVTMQVKSQRGRGGVEADPRGTWEALPLNLQHLNLPLPRMPAGLNAPSPTYQDRHYFGHLSLPQDHYDGGHYGYLSSSPIDTVDMSHQDPEVSGRRSKGQNCLLGCCNINLDEPKGYRSQTDDDDYMPDKPMGFLPLHHELDSGLGWTDGSLHQGDLSGLETEEAGLEDCHSHGALGPGGCGAFGPGGGGGSPSSESFISSELSDSGFYSTGEFRHFQRMLEKRMRLYNARLQHQGETCERRERRDSCPMSHRELLEAIPETLTMQPPCQHMQMGMEEAAGSVLDVPNRGLFRVSSVQFHKADRPCLNRHSSSSGALFNPSHGHTVAPRLSGPVLSTCSTPSSHRRPLAPVHPPPHQGSSSLGMLRRSRTLHHRPPQQEYRRRASHPASPSYCAATLHHCGGVPPHGVLQPGLPEESEMGADVMASPLSAQQHPVHIRVPSTHELHYNAGPNAHHDWWQQMSLMPDPLAAERDEQMERQQMEKSLEREAQIQEELEREMQRSRAAREQRHLQGALHPAQPGDVNDTWPKPASRQSQGGGGGARGLYSTLEGHTGATPTTIAPDSKNDRADAQPPTSAPQPKAGATSRVSRNQLLRDRASQLADERSGMSTDEETSADMLLGRYWSRTERREHFLLAREQKQQQARGGGASGLGSGPPRSPVPDARVGGGLMDARCNTVLEMSQRKLSRLRNRKMLDDWTTVEELLTHGTRLDSHDQAMLCASPLLTVTTV; encoded by the exons ATGGGCTGCTGGCTCTCGGGACCGTGGGTGGGCGACGCAGCA CAAAGTAGCGGGCGCAGCCTGGCACACCTGAGCCAACGGGACGCGCTGCGCATCCTCTCAGCCAGTCAGCTCCCCGTCACCATGCAGGTCAAAAGCCAGAGGGGCCGCGGCGGTGTGGAGGCGGACCCCCGGGGCACCTGGGAGGCCCTGCCCCTCAACCTGCAGCACCTCAACCTGCCCCTGCCCAGGATGCCGGCGGGGCTCAACGCTCCCAGCCCTACCTATCAGGACAG ACATTATTTTGGCCACTTGTCTCTACCGCAAGATCACTACGACGGAGGACACTACGGCTACCTGTCCAGCTCTCCAATTGACACTGTGGACATGAGCCACCAG GACCCGGAAGTGAGTGGCCGGCGATCTAAGGGGCAGAACTGCCTGTTGGGATGTTGCAACATCAACCTCGATGAGCCCAAAGGATACCGCAGCCAg ACGGACGATGACGACTACATGCCGGACAAGCCCATGGGCTTCCTCCCCCTCCACCACGAGCTGGATAGCGGCCTCGGCTGGACCGACGGGTCCCTCCACCAAGGTGACCTCTCCGGGCTGGAGACGGAGGAGGCCGGCTTGGAGGATTGCCACTCCCACGGAGCCTTGGGCCCCGGCGGCTGCGGGGCCTTCGgacccggcggcggcggcggctcgccTTCCTCAGAGTCCTTCATCTCGTCGGAACTCAGCGACTCGGGCTTCTACAGCACCGGCGAGTTCCGCCACTTCCAAAGGATGCTGGAAAAGCGCATGCGGCTGTACAACGCCAGGCTGCAGCACCAGGGAGAGACGTGCGAGAGGCGGGAGCGTCGTGACAGCTGCCCCATGAGCCACCGCGAGCTGCTGGAGGCCATCCCCGAGACGCTCACCATGCAGCCCCCGTGTCAGCACATGCAGATGGGGATGGAGGAGGCCGCCGGGTCCGTCTTGGACGTGCCGAACCGTGGACTTTTCAG GGTGTCATCGGTCCAGTTCCACAAAGCCGACCGGCCCTGCCTGAACCGCCACAGCTCCAGCAGCGGGGCTCTCTTCAACCCCTCCCACGGCCACACGGTCGCGCCGCGACTGAGCGGCCCGGTCCTCTCCACCTGCAGTACGCCCTCCAGCCACCGGAGGCCGCTGGCTCCCGTGCATCCGCCACCTCACCAGGGTTCCAGCTCGCTGGGGATGCTGAGGAGAAGCCGTACCCTGCACCACCGCCCCCCGCAGCAAGAGTACCGGCGTAGGGCCAGCCACCCGGCCTCGCCCTCCTATTGCGCTGCCACCCTGCACCACTGCGGAGGGGTCCCGCCTCATGGCGTCCTGCAGCCGGGCCTGCCGGAGGAAAGCGAGATGGGGGCGGACGTTATGGCTTCCCCTCTCTCTGCGCAGCAGCACCCAG TGCACATCCGGGTGCCCAGCACCCACGAGTTGCATTACAACGCCGGCCCCAACGCCCACCACGACTGGTGGCAGCAAATGAGCTTGATGCCCGACCCGCTGGCGGCGGAGCGAGACGAGCAGATGGAAAGGCAACAAATGGAGAAAAGTCTGGAGAGGGAGGCGCAGATTCAAGAGGAGCTGGAGCGAGAGATGCAAAGGAGCCGAGCGGCCAGGGAGCAGCGGCACCTCCAGGGGGCGCTCCACCCCGCCCAGCCGGGGGACGTCAACGACACGTGGCCCAAGCCGGCGAGTCGCCAGTCCCAGGGTGGCGGCGGAGGAGCCCGAGGCCTTTACAGCACCCTCGAGGGCCACACAGGAGCAACCCCGACGACCATTGCTCCGGATTCAAAGAACGACCGAGCGGACGCTCAGCCGCCGACTTCCGCTCCGCAACCCAAAGCCGGCGCAACCTCCCGGGTGTCCAGGAACCAGCTGTTAAGGGATCGTGCGTCGCAGCTGGCCGACGAGCGCAGCGGGATGAGCACGGACGAAGAGACCAGCGCCGACATGCTGCTGGGTCGCTACTGGAGCCGGACGGAGAGGAGAGAACACTTCCTGCTGGCCCGcgagcagaagcagcagcaggccaggggagggggggcgtccGGCTTGGGGTCCGGGCCGCCCCGCTCCCCCGTGCCCGACGCCCGGGTGGGCGGCGGGCTGATGGACGCGCGCTGCAACACGGTGCTGGAGATGAGCCAGAGGAAGCTGAGTCGTCTGAGGAACCGCAAGATGTTGGACGACTGGACCACGGTGGAGGAGCTGCTGACTCACGGGACCAGACTGGACAGCCACGACCAGGCCATGCTGTGCGCCAGCCCCCTGCTCACCGTCACCACCGTCTAG